The Streptomyces sp. SS1-1 genome has a segment encoding these proteins:
- the dxs gene encoding 1-deoxy-D-xylulose-5-phosphate synthase: protein MTILESIRGPRDLKALSEAELGELSDEIREFLVHAVARTGGHLGPNLGVVELSVALHRVFESPVDRIVWDTGHQSYVHKLLTGRQDFSKLRGKGGLSGYPSREESEHDIVENSHASTALGWADGLAKARQVQGEKGHVVAVIGDGALTGGMAWEALNNIAAAKDRPLIIVVNDNERSYAPTIGGLANHLATLRTTDSYEKVLAWGKDVLLRTPLVGHTVYESLHGAKKGFKDAFAPQGMFEDLGLKYVGPIDGHDIGAVESALRRAKRFHGPVLVHCLTEKGRGYEPALAHEEDHFHTVGVMDPLTCEPLAPSGGPSWTSVFGDEIVRIGEEREDVVAITAAMLHPVGLGKFAERFPDRVWDVGIAEQHAAVSAAGLATGGLHPVVAVYATFLNRAFDQLLMDVALHRCGVTFVLDRAGVTGVDGASHNGMWDMSILQVVPGLRIAAPRDADQLRAQLREAVAVDDAPTLVRFPKESVGPAVPAVDRVGGLDVLHRGPDQDVLLVAVGVMAPVCLQAAELLEARGIGCTVVDPRWVKPVDPALAPLAAQHRLVAVVEDNSRSAGVGGAVALALGDADVDVPVRRFGIPEQFLAHAKRGEVLADIGLTPVEVAGRISASLALKEAAGGSTDPSDGGRPAGRPVASVKEKAE, encoded by the coding sequence ATGACGATTCTGGAGAGCATCCGGGGACCACGTGACCTGAAGGCGCTGTCCGAGGCGGAACTCGGTGAACTGTCCGACGAGATCCGGGAGTTCCTGGTGCACGCGGTCGCGAGGACCGGCGGGCACCTCGGGCCCAACCTGGGGGTGGTGGAGCTGTCCGTCGCGCTCCACCGGGTCTTCGAGTCGCCGGTGGACCGCATCGTCTGGGACACCGGCCATCAGAGCTATGTGCACAAGCTGCTGACGGGGCGTCAGGACTTCTCCAAGCTGCGCGGCAAGGGGGGCCTGTCGGGCTACCCCTCCCGTGAGGAGTCCGAGCACGACATCGTGGAGAACAGCCACGCCTCCACCGCCCTCGGCTGGGCCGACGGGCTCGCCAAGGCCCGCCAGGTGCAGGGGGAGAAGGGGCACGTCGTCGCGGTCATCGGCGACGGGGCGCTGACCGGCGGCATGGCCTGGGAGGCGCTGAACAACATCGCGGCTGCCAAGGACCGGCCGCTGATCATCGTCGTCAACGACAACGAGCGCTCGTACGCCCCGACCATCGGCGGCCTCGCCAACCATCTGGCGACCCTGCGCACCACCGACAGTTACGAGAAGGTGCTGGCCTGGGGCAAGGACGTCCTGCTGCGCACGCCCCTGGTCGGCCACACGGTCTACGAGTCCCTGCACGGCGCGAAGAAGGGCTTCAAGGACGCCTTCGCGCCCCAGGGCATGTTCGAGGACCTGGGACTGAAGTACGTCGGCCCCATCGACGGACACGACATCGGGGCCGTCGAGTCGGCGCTCCGGCGCGCCAAGCGCTTCCACGGACCGGTGCTGGTCCACTGCCTCACGGAGAAGGGGCGCGGCTACGAGCCCGCCCTCGCCCACGAGGAGGACCACTTCCACACCGTCGGTGTGATGGACCCGCTGACCTGCGAACCGCTCGCGCCGTCGGGCGGGCCGTCCTGGACGTCGGTGTTCGGCGACGAGATCGTCCGGATCGGCGAGGAGCGTGAGGACGTCGTCGCGATCACGGCGGCCATGCTGCACCCGGTCGGCCTCGGCAAGTTCGCGGAGCGGTTCCCCGACCGGGTCTGGGACGTGGGGATCGCCGAGCAGCACGCGGCCGTCTCGGCGGCCGGCCTCGCCACGGGCGGACTGCACCCGGTCGTCGCCGTCTACGCCACCTTCCTCAACCGCGCCTTCGACCAGCTGCTGATGGACGTCGCGCTGCACCGCTGCGGGGTGACGTTCGTCCTGGACCGGGCCGGTGTCACCGGCGTCGACGGCGCCTCGCACAACGGCATGTGGGACATGTCGATCCTCCAGGTCGTCCCCGGCCTGAGGATCGCCGCGCCCCGGGACGCCGACCAGCTGAGGGCGCAGCTGCGGGAGGCCGTGGCCGTGGACGACGCCCCGACGCTGGTGCGCTTCCCGAAGGAGTCGGTCGGACCGGCGGTCCCGGCCGTCGACCGGGTGGGCGGGCTCGACGTCCTGCACCGCGGGCCGGACCAGGACGTCCTCCTCGTCGCCGTCGGTGTGATGGCCCCCGTGTGCCTCCAGGCGGCCGAGCTGCTCGAGGCACGCGGCATCGGCTGCACGGTCGTCGACCCCCGCTGGGTCAAGCCCGTCGACCCGGCGCTCGCGCCACTGGCCGCCCAGCACCGGCTGGTGGCCGTCGTCGAGGACAACAGCCGCTCGGCCGGGGTCGGCGGTGCCGTGGCGCTCGCGCTCGGCGACGCCGACGTGGACGTGCCGGTGCGGCGGTTCGGCATCCCGGAGCAGTTCCTCGCGCACGCCAAGCGGGGCGAGGTGCTGGCCGACATCGGCCTCACGCCCGTCGAGGTCGCCGGCCGGATCAGCGCGAGCCTCGCCCTGAAGGAGGCCGCGGGCGGTTCGACCGACCCGTCCGACGGCGGCCGCCCCGCGGGCCGTCCCGTCGCGTCAGTCAAGGAGAAGGCTGAATGA
- a CDS encoding aspartate aminotransferase family protein, giving the protein MTSEFDLGRLLAERGAERYELHTRYLNHQLPRMLHTIGFDKVYERAEGAYFWDADGDDYLDMLAGFGVMGLGRHHPVVRKALHDVLDAQLADLTRFDCQPLPGLLAEKLLAHSPHLDRVFFGNSGTEAVETALKFARFVTGRPRVLYCDHAFHGLTTGSLSVNGESGFRDGFAPLLPDTAVPLGDLDALARELAKGDVAALIVEPIQGKGVHEAPPGYLRAAQELLHRHKALLIADEVQTGLGRTGDFYAYQHEEGVEPDLVCVAKALSGGYVPVGATIGKDWIFKKVYSSMDRVLVHSASFGSNAQAMAAGLAVLSVMEDEQIVAGVRATGELLRSRLAALTDKYELLADVRGRGLMIGIEFGRPDSLKLRSRWTMLQAARKGLFAQMVVVPLLRRHRILTQVSGDHLEVIKLIPPLIIGEREVDRFVDAFTDVMDDAHSGGGLMWDFGKTLIKQAVANR; this is encoded by the coding sequence ATGACCAGCGAGTTCGACCTCGGCAGACTCCTCGCCGAGCGCGGAGCCGAGCGCTACGAGCTGCACACCCGCTACCTCAACCACCAGCTCCCGCGCATGCTGCACACCATCGGCTTCGACAAGGTGTACGAGCGGGCCGAGGGCGCCTACTTCTGGGACGCCGACGGCGACGACTACCTCGACATGCTCGCCGGGTTCGGGGTGATGGGCCTGGGCCGCCATCACCCCGTGGTCCGCAAGGCGCTGCACGACGTGCTGGACGCACAGCTCGCCGACCTCACCCGCTTCGACTGCCAGCCGCTGCCCGGGCTGCTGGCGGAGAAGCTGCTCGCCCACAGCCCTCACCTGGACCGGGTGTTCTTCGGCAACAGCGGCACGGAGGCGGTGGAGACCGCGCTGAAGTTCGCGCGGTTCGTCACCGGCCGGCCCAGGGTGCTGTACTGCGACCACGCCTTCCACGGACTGACCACCGGCTCGCTGTCCGTCAACGGCGAGTCCGGCTTCCGGGACGGCTTCGCGCCGCTGCTGCCCGACACGGCCGTCCCGCTCGGCGACCTCGACGCGCTGGCGCGGGAGCTGGCGAAGGGCGACGTGGCCGCGCTGATCGTCGAACCGATCCAGGGCAAGGGCGTGCACGAGGCCCCGCCCGGCTATCTGCGGGCCGCGCAGGAGCTGCTGCACCGGCACAAGGCGCTGCTCATCGCCGACGAGGTGCAGACCGGCCTCGGCCGCACCGGCGACTTCTACGCCTACCAGCACGAGGAGGGCGTCGAACCGGACCTGGTGTGCGTGGCCAAGGCGCTCTCCGGCGGCTATGTCCCGGTCGGCGCCACGATCGGCAAGGACTGGATCTTCAAGAAGGTCTACTCGTCCATGGACCGGGTGCTCGTCCACTCGGCGAGCTTCGGCTCGAACGCGCAGGCCATGGCGGCCGGGCTCGCCGTGCTGTCCGTCATGGAGGACGAGCAGATCGTCGCGGGCGTCCGGGCCACCGGAGAACTGCTGAGGTCACGGCTGGCCGCCCTCACCGACAAGTACGAGCTGCTCGCCGATGTGCGCGGACGCGGGCTGATGATCGGCATCGAGTTCGGCCGGCCCGACTCACTCAAGCTGCGCAGCCGCTGGACGATGCTCCAGGCCGCGCGCAAGGGCCTGTTCGCGCAGATGGTGGTCGTGCCGCTGCTGCGCCGGCACCGCATCCTCACCCAGGTCTCCGGGGACCACCTGGAGGTCATCAAGCTGATCCCGCCGCTGATCATCGGCGAACGAGAGGTGGACCGGTTCGTCGACGCCTTCACGGACGTCATGGACGACGCCCACAGCGGCGGAGGGCTCATGTGGGACTTCGGCAAGACACTGATCAAGCAGGCGGTCGCCAACAGGTGA
- a CDS encoding helix-turn-helix domain-containing protein gives MSSPENPPGDEATGPAESLPVVAPQLRALRRRAALTLEGAARAAGLSAAHLSRLETGQRQPSLPMLLALARIYGTTVGELLGERVPDRDAVVRAHDMEPTAAGGWSYWQAGVSGRAMQALRVHVPYGSQGDIVRVHPGEEWLHVLKGRLRLRLGDTTHRLAPGDSAHFDSLTPHRLAAEDDGGVELLFVHTLLQSPTATLCLGPTPGVTP, from the coding sequence ATGAGCTCTCCCGAGAACCCGCCCGGTGACGAGGCGACCGGGCCGGCCGAGTCCCTACCGGTCGTCGCGCCGCAGCTGCGGGCCCTGCGTCGCCGGGCGGCCCTCACGCTGGAGGGCGCGGCCCGCGCCGCCGGGCTGTCGGCCGCCCATCTCTCCCGGCTGGAGACCGGTCAGCGCCAGCCGTCGCTGCCGATGCTGCTGGCACTCGCCCGCATCTACGGTACGACGGTCGGCGAGCTGCTCGGCGAGAGGGTCCCGGACCGGGACGCCGTCGTGCGCGCCCACGACATGGAACCCACCGCCGCCGGCGGCTGGTCGTACTGGCAGGCCGGGGTGTCCGGCCGCGCGATGCAGGCCCTCCGCGTCCATGTGCCGTACGGCTCGCAGGGCGACATCGTGCGCGTGCACCCCGGCGAGGAGTGGCTCCATGTCCTCAAGGGGCGGCTGCGGCTGCGCCTCGGGGACACCACGCACCGGCTCGCCCCCGGGGACAGCGCGCACTTCGACTCGCTGACCCCGCACCGGCTCGCCGCCGAGGACGACGGCGGCGTCGAGCTCCTGTTCGTCCACACCCTGTTGCAGAGCCCCACGGCCACCCTGTGCCTGGGCCCCACCCCTGGAGTGACGCCATGA
- a CDS encoding DUF6126 family protein, producing MTDMEEKFPRALWVRLIIYIAVGHVFAAFIYFLFEAGGGK from the coding sequence ATGACCGACATGGAGGAGAAGTTCCCCCGCGCCCTGTGGGTGCGCCTCATCATCTACATCGCGGTGGGGCACGTCTTCGCCGCCTTCATCTACTTCCTCTTCGAGGCGGGCGGCGGAAAGTAG
- a CDS encoding tyrosine-protein phosphatase, with protein MTQQIPSTEPELAGVRNFRDVGGLPTVDGRRVRHGVLFRSGHLAHATAEDAAFLDSLGLHTIFDFRNAADQKLEGPDVELPGVRNVNLPLSDPADGAEFWKMVRDGDLDQLREILADGKGAARMIASYRSIVTERTGEHSQVLRSLVEDSVPALMHCAAGKDRAGLSIAVTLLAVGVEREAIVADYLKSNEKHRRYKVRRGSDAPSAYSPEVMELLSPLFDARAEYLQAAFDTIDATWGDVDTYLEQGLRLTPEARERLRGRLLD; from the coding sequence GTGACGCAGCAGATCCCGTCGACCGAGCCCGAGCTGGCCGGTGTGCGCAACTTCCGCGACGTGGGCGGCCTGCCCACCGTGGACGGACGACGGGTGCGGCACGGCGTGCTGTTCCGCAGCGGCCACCTCGCCCACGCCACCGCCGAGGACGCGGCCTTCCTCGACTCGCTGGGGCTGCACACGATCTTCGACTTCCGCAACGCGGCGGACCAGAAGCTGGAGGGTCCGGACGTCGAGCTGCCGGGCGTCCGCAATGTGAACCTGCCGCTGTCCGACCCGGCGGACGGCGCGGAGTTCTGGAAGATGGTCCGCGACGGCGATCTCGACCAGCTGCGGGAGATCCTGGCGGACGGCAAGGGCGCGGCCCGGATGATCGCCTCCTACCGCTCCATCGTCACGGAGCGCACCGGCGAGCACTCGCAGGTGCTGCGCTCCCTGGTGGAGGACAGCGTCCCGGCGCTGATGCACTGCGCGGCCGGCAAGGACCGCGCGGGCCTGTCGATCGCGGTGACGCTGCTCGCGGTCGGCGTCGAGCGGGAGGCGATCGTCGCCGACTATCTGAAGTCCAACGAGAAGCACCGCCGCTACAAGGTGCGGCGCGGCAGCGACGCGCCCTCGGCCTACTCGCCGGAGGTCATGGAGCTGCTGAGCCCTCTCTTCGACGCGCGCGCGGAGTATCTGCAGGCCGCCTTCGACACGATCGACGCGACCTGGGGCGACGTCGACACCTACCTGGAGCAGGGCCTGCGGCTCACCCCCGAGGCGCGGGAGCGTCTGCGGGGGCGGCTGCTCGACTGA
- a CDS encoding LysM peptidoglycan-binding domain-containing M23 family metallopeptidase encodes MPAKGKHRRPKSLRLTRTIAVAGTGGAALALPLIGATGAHAATGQSAPQKAVQSVPAAAEKAPAQKTSAQKTRTYEVKRGDYLSKIADEQDVRGGWKKLYADNREAVGSDPSLIHPGLKLSIGKKAATAAPKASAPSTAPSKPSAKPAAPKKAATAAQSAGETSTVNGFSAPVSTAAVGTSYKVAGSMWSSGYHTGVDFSAATGTPLKAVGAGTVVSAGWGGAYGNQVVIRLADGYYAQYAHLSSLSVSSGQTVTAGQQIGLSGATGNVTGPHLHFEIRTTPNYGSDVDPVAYLRSKGVAIG; translated from the coding sequence ATGCCCGCGAAGGGTAAGCATCGCCGTCCCAAGTCCCTGCGCCTCACCCGCACGATCGCCGTCGCCGGAACCGGTGGCGCCGCTCTCGCGCTCCCGCTGATCGGGGCCACCGGCGCCCACGCCGCGACCGGCCAGTCCGCCCCGCAGAAGGCGGTCCAGTCCGTCCCGGCCGCCGCCGAGAAGGCCCCGGCGCAGAAGACCTCCGCGCAGAAGACGCGCACCTACGAGGTGAAGCGCGGCGACTACCTGTCGAAGATCGCCGACGAGCAGGACGTCCGCGGCGGCTGGAAGAAGCTGTACGCCGACAACCGCGAGGCCGTCGGCTCCGACCCGTCGCTCATCCACCCGGGCCTGAAGCTCTCGATCGGCAAGAAGGCCGCGACCGCCGCCCCCAAGGCGTCGGCCCCGTCCACCGCGCCGTCCAAGCCGTCCGCGAAGCCCGCCGCGCCGAAGAAGGCCGCGACGGCCGCCCAGAGCGCCGGTGAGACGAGCACCGTCAACGGCTTCAGCGCCCCGGTGTCCACCGCCGCCGTCGGCACCTCGTACAAGGTGGCGGGCAGCATGTGGTCCAGCGGCTACCACACCGGCGTGGACTTCTCCGCCGCCACCGGCACCCCCCTGAAGGCGGTCGGCGCCGGCACCGTCGTCTCCGCCGGCTGGGGCGGCGCCTACGGCAACCAGGTCGTCATCCGGCTCGCCGACGGCTACTACGCCCAGTACGCCCACCTGTCCTCGCTGTCCGTCTCCAGCGGCCAGACGGTGACCGCGGGCCAGCAGATCGGCCTCTCCGGCGCGACCGGCAACGTGACCGGCCCGCACCTGCACTTCGAGATCCGCACCACGCCGAACTACGGCTCCGACGTGGACCCGGTGGCCTACCTCCGCTCCAAGGGCGTCGCCATCGGCTGA
- a CDS encoding SGNH/GDSL hydrolase family protein produces MIGSYVAVGDSFTEGVGDPGPDGAFVGWADRFAVLLADRRPEGDFRYTNLAVRGRLLDQIVAEQVPKAVELAPDLVSFCAGGNDILRPGTDPDEVAERFERAVARLASAAGTVMVTTGFDTRGVPVLKHLRGKIATYNGHVRAIADRYGCPVLDLWSLKTVQDRRAWDSDRLHLSPEGHTRVALRAGQVLGLQIPADPDQPWPPLPPRGTLEIRRDDVQWAREYLVPWIGRRLRGESSGDHVTAKGALSAYDIKMRIESVA; encoded by the coding sequence GTGATCGGGTCGTACGTCGCGGTGGGGGACAGCTTCACCGAGGGCGTCGGCGACCCCGGCCCCGACGGGGCGTTCGTCGGCTGGGCCGACCGGTTCGCGGTCCTTCTGGCCGACCGGCGTCCCGAGGGCGACTTCCGGTACACGAACCTCGCCGTGCGCGGCAGACTGCTCGACCAGATCGTGGCGGAACAGGTCCCCAAGGCCGTGGAACTCGCCCCGGACCTGGTGTCGTTCTGCGCGGGCGGCAACGACATCCTGCGGCCCGGCACCGACCCCGACGAAGTGGCCGAACGGTTCGAACGGGCCGTCGCCCGGCTCGCCTCGGCGGCGGGCACGGTCATGGTGACGACCGGCTTCGACACCCGGGGCGTGCCCGTGCTGAAGCACCTGCGCGGCAAGATCGCCACGTACAACGGGCACGTCCGCGCCATCGCCGACCGCTACGGCTGCCCGGTGCTCGACCTGTGGTCCCTGAAGACCGTCCAGGACCGCCGGGCCTGGGACAGCGACCGGCTCCACCTCTCTCCCGAGGGGCACACGCGCGTGGCGCTGCGCGCCGGCCAGGTCCTGGGCCTTCAGATCCCCGCCGACCCGGACCAGCCCTGGCCGCCGCTCCCGCCCCGCGGGACGCTGGAGATCCGGCGCGACGACGTCCAGTGGGCGCGCGAGTACCTGGTCCCCTGGATCGGGCGGCGCCTGCGCGGCGAGTCCTCGGGCGACCACGTGACCGCCAAGGGCGCGCTCTCGGCGTACGACATCAAGATGCGCATCGAGTCGGTGGCCTGA
- a CDS encoding TetR/AcrR family transcriptional regulator, whose amino-acid sequence MAERRADLLRAAVEQIEARGVAAVRIADVASALGVSNALVLYHFDTKEKLVAAAFAHAAEGDLTRLRGILGRRTTAVRRLRAAVRWYAPTGQAKGWRLWIEGWAAALRDPALREVTRELDRQWKSALAGVLAEGVAAGEFDCPDPAAAALRLTALLDGLAVQLTSYPGSLSRARAQEWVDEALARELGLERAALTASAR is encoded by the coding sequence GTGGCGGAGCGGCGGGCGGACCTGCTGCGGGCCGCCGTGGAGCAGATAGAGGCGCGGGGTGTGGCGGCGGTCAGGATCGCCGACGTGGCCTCGGCGCTCGGGGTGAGCAACGCGCTGGTGCTCTACCACTTCGACACGAAGGAGAAGCTGGTCGCGGCAGCGTTCGCGCACGCCGCCGAGGGCGACCTGACGCGGCTGCGCGGGATCCTGGGCCGCCGGACGACGGCGGTACGGCGGCTGCGGGCGGCCGTGCGCTGGTACGCGCCGACCGGTCAGGCCAAGGGCTGGCGGCTGTGGATCGAGGGCTGGGCGGCGGCGTTGCGCGATCCGGCCCTGCGGGAGGTCACGCGCGAGCTCGACCGGCAGTGGAAGAGCGCCCTCGCCGGGGTCCTCGCGGAGGGCGTGGCCGCGGGCGAGTTCGACTGCCCGGACCCGGCGGCGGCCGCACTGCGCCTGACCGCCCTCCTCGACGGTCTGGCGGTCCAGCTGACGTCGTATCCCGGGTCGCTGTCCCGCGCGCGGGCCCAGGAGTGGGTGGACGAGGCGCTGGCCCGGGAGCTGGGCCTGGAGCGGGCGGCGTTGACCGCCTCGGCGCGGTGA